A genomic region of Cygnus atratus isolate AKBS03 ecotype Queensland, Australia chromosome 13, CAtr_DNAZoo_HiC_assembly, whole genome shotgun sequence contains the following coding sequences:
- the GPR50 gene encoding melatonin-related receptor, protein MERQGGNGSCRPGLGGGQAVARANSGLAAVLIVTIVVDVLGNALVILSVLRNKKLRNAGNIFVVSLSVADLVVAVYPYPLILSAIFHNGWTMGNIHCQISGFLMGLSVIGSIFNITAIAINRYCYICHSLRYDKLFNLKNTCCYICLTWLLTVVAIVPNFFVGSLQYDPRIYSCTFAQTVSTSYTIAVVVVHFIVPLSIVTFCYLRIWILVIQVKHRVRQDCKQKLRAADIRNFLTMFVVFVLFAVCWGPLNFIGLAVSINPSKVQPHIPEWLFVLSYFMAYFNSCLNAVIYGLLNQNFRKEYKRILLTLRTPRLLFIDVSKGGTEGLKSKPSPAVTNNNNQAEIHL, encoded by the exons ATGGAGAGGCAGGGGGGGAACGGGAGCTGCCGGCCGGGGCTTGGGGGGGGACAGGCGGTGGCCAGGGCTAACAGCGGGCTGGCGGCCGTGCTGATCGTCACCATCGTGGTGGACGTGCTGGGCAATGCCCTGGTCATCCTCTCGGTGCTGAGGAACAAGAAGCTCCGCAACGCCG GCAACATCTTTGTGGTCAGCCTGTCTGTTGCAGACCTTGTAGTGGCAGTGTATCCATACCCTCTGATCCTGAGCGCCATTTTCCACAATGGATGGACCATGGGAAACATCCACTGCCAGATAAGTGGGTTCCTGATGGGCCTAAGTGTCATCGGGTCCATTTTCAACATCACTGCCATCGCAATCAACCGCTACTGCTACATCTGCCACAGCCTTCGGTACGATAAGCTCTTCAACCTGAAGAATACCTGCTGCTACATCTGCCTGACCTGGCTGCTCACGGTGGTGGCCATTGTGCCAAACTTCTTTGTTGGGTCCTTGCAATATGACCCCCGGATTTACTCCTGCACCTTTGCCCAGACGGTGAGCACGTCGTACACCATCGCAGTGGTGGTGGTCCACTTCATTGTCCCGCTGTCCATCGTGACGTTTTGCTACCTACGGATCTGGATTTTGGTGATTCAAGTCAAACACCGGGTGAGACAAGACTGCAAGCAGAAGCTCCGAGCAGCTGACATCCGGAATTTCTTGACtatgtttgtggtttttgtcctttttgctgtgtgctggggACCATTAAACTTTATTGGCCTTGCTGTTTCAATTAACCCTTCCAAAGTGCAGCCACACATTCCAGAGTGGCTTTTCGTCCTGAGCTATTTTATGGCCTATTTTAACAGCTGCCTCAATGCCGTGATCTATGGGCTGCTTAACCAGAATTTCCGAAAGGAGTACAAAAGGATACTGCTGACACTCCGGACTCCCAGGCTGCTCTTCATCGATGTGTCCAAGGGTGGGACGGAAGGGCTGAAAAGCAAGCCGTCTCCAGCAGTAacgaacaacaacaaccaaGCTGAAATACACTTATGA